The Haematobia irritans isolate KBUSLIRL chromosome 1, ASM5000362v1, whole genome shotgun sequence DNA segment agcagtcgatgtctgctgttgtatttttgtacttcagggcctaatgaacaacaatttataaaatttttaggttataaatttttccccaaagcatatttaagaaccaaaagtagtttttggtatatttttgccctgtaatatacttacaagctcctaaatacgatcaacaaacattttgtttgctgttatgcctcaattcaataaatattcagatttttggtgaaatactatagatattcataaaatattgttttaattatttaggatagctcctaagttgacatgtttatttgttttagccaaaataaaacatgttttagtctaatcgagcttaaaaaatagtaggaaatgtttgctatttcagcaaacagtgactgctgtcccttttctgctgttttagcagacttttctgctgtcgctactaacaaatttctttgggtgtagatcCTGGCGTTATTATTTTACACTGGGTAAATGAACTTCTTGAGCATTTAGACGCAGTTTTACATGGATAACGATTGATATTGAGTTAATGTAGGGAATATATGATCGGGGAGGGGAACTTCTCCTTGCCCGACTTTCTGAAAAATTAAGTCaagttctcaaaaaaaaaatattttattttttcaaatttatgcaGAGGGGAGATAGCGTACTTGTCCAGCTTTACTATTTGGaaaatcgacttgaaattttcgAGTAACGTAACGTACGGCCCATTCATAAAAATATAGCTTagtttaaaaagtttttctaaattttgacctCGAATCCATTAAAATTGGGATGTGCTTGGTGCCTTAACAAATAATAAAGTTTATGGTATGTGTACACTGAACACACCCTGAACTATCAATTTCCAGGAGTGCTTTTGATGCATTGGAGAGAAAATGATTGTTaggttaaggtgagtattaagttcgagtttagccgctaaatttcactaaagtgaaaactaaatcagtaaaaaaaatcataaaattatacatatttgttgcatatttcattataacttgatggggaatatcccaaagcaaattttcacaaagtttgtattccttaaaatggattattaaagagaagtaatcgtgaaaaaattacgattttagcggctaaactcgaacttaatactcacctttaagttGGATTTAATTTTCACCAAATAATGTTTacgaatatatataaaaacagaTATATGTCCATATTCGCTTATCCATTACAAGGTGAATGCGAATCAATTCTACTATATTGGTGTTTTACACACCATATTATCTGGAATGTTCgtgaaagtcggacaaagggcagCTACGCCTCCCCGACCCCATCCAAATATAAAAAGTCAGATAACCCTATTAATTTCATGTCCACTAGCATGTCTGTAAAAAAGCGGGCATTCCTCTAGACGCCACCCCAACCTACCctgaaattttttctctgattctctGATTGCACTATcttggcatccgggcccattgttgatgacatttgcgatcgattaaatgtctacctcgctgatcttaccagctatttcactgcaagaaatttgaggatatctcccaccaaatcctcagccacactattcactacatggacggcggaagtacgcaggcagttgaatgtcagaatcgatggcgaaacaattccaacaacaaattaccccaagattctcggggtcacattcgacagcctttataagtcgtccgcccatgccactgcaatttgtgataagctccgcggtagaaactaggtcctcaagtcacttgccggcagcacttgggatgcgaacaaagaaaccttgttaactacatataaggcaattggccggtcagtggtaaactatgcagcgccagtgtggacacctcaaacgagcgatacgcagtggaataacatacagacctgtcagaacactgcccttagaaccgcaacaggatgtctccgcagtacacccctggatcacctttatgcggagactaagatcatcccagtgcgtcgacacaactacatgttgtctatccaccatcttgtggatagacaacctccaccgaggaatgtaagggttgatcttcaccttctagagccttagacccagcgttacaaaagagagtctctagatcaggcagcataccagacaggtctgaacaggattcatgaggatactgtagctgaagcggtgagaagctacaaggttaatcctgttctcggagtccgaccgccgcccataacaccggaggagagagacctcccaagATTAATCCTGTTCACGGAGTCCGACCgatgcccatagcaccggaggagagagacctcccacggcagacaagggtagttttggcccaatcagtgattgatagcagcgtagctgacgtgtgtcccatctgtaatcaagggccacatgacactcgtcacctttttgtttgcccagctaagcctacccgtctcactaccagatcactctggacacaccccatccttgtcgcagagttccttgatctagctaccagctgaactacacaagcatagaaaaaaaatggattaaactacattaaaaactgttacaacaacaaccctgaaaatttttagcaaatctGACAAAACTTAAgcccaatttttgaaaaattggacAAATGGGTGgtccccgtccaaatatcaaaaaatgaggtacccccaTATTAATTGCATAACCCTCCCtcacatcctctgtaaatttcacccCCTGCAATCactaaaaatttcaaacaaatcggagaactttgatTCAAAACTGATCAAAGGGTAGGTCCCCCACACAGACCCCTCaaaaaactaaagggtgattcttttgaggttaggattttcatgcattagtatttgacagatcacgtgggatttcagacatggtgtcaaagagaaagatgctcagtatgctttgacatttcatcatgaatagacttactaacgagccacaacgtcgaattttcagtgaatgggccctagaaaagttggcagaaaatccgcttttttatcgacaaattttgttcagcgatgaggctcatttctggttgaatggctacgtaaataagcaaaattgccgcatttggagtgaagagcaaccagaagccgttcaagaactgcccatgcatcccgaaaaatgcactgtttggtgtggtttgtacgctggtggaatcataggaccgtattttttcaaagatgctgttggacgcaacgttacggtgaatggcgatcgctatcgttcgatgctaacaaactttttgttgccaaaaatggaagaactgaacttggttgacatgtggtttcaacaagatggcgctacatgccacacagctcgcgattctatggccattttgagggaaaacttcggagaacacttcatctcaagaaatggaccggtaagttggccaccaagatcatgcgatttgacgcctttatactattttttgtggggctacgtcaagtctaaagtctacagaaataagccagcaactattccagctttggaagacaacatttccgaagaaattcgggctattccggccgaaatgctcgaaaaacttgcccaaaattggactttccgaatggaccacctaagacgcagccgcggtcaacatttaaatgaaattatcttcaaaaagtaaatgtcatggaccaatctaacgtttcaaataaagaaccgatgagattttgcaaattttatgcgttttttttttttaaaagttatcaagctcttaacaaatcaccctttagaataaaGTCGTGATGATATACGACGAGTCTTTATATGCGTTTCcttggtggtggatatttaagattgactctatacaaaagtttttaaaaatgttctattcgaTTCAATTATTAGATTTTAATACTAATCAATGAGTCAAACATTAGGAAAAAATCGAAAGTCGATTTATAAAACTATATTTTACATATCGATtattcggaagttttttttttgttcaaaatgtgaTACAATTCTatgtttacagaaaaattttatttcctatcaACAGAACAAAATAGATAATTCTAATACCTAGAAGGTATTATAAACAATGCAGTGCACAATAGAATCTCAATTACTCGAATAATACGATTTCATTTCCCCTATACTGCATCATTTACACAACGAAACTGTTGGATTTTGTCCTAATtctaaacaaaaacacaaattaaAGAATCtcgtttagaaatgaaaaatatatttgtacgtATACACAGCCTCATATATCCACGTATGCAGTGTTAAGAAACAAAGTTCTTCTCGCCCATTTAAAATGAGcaaaacacacaaaattaactaaaaagtaaaatagaataaaagacGCATAGAATTCTTAACAAATACAAcgataacaattatttatttggctttTCCAAATCAATGGCAATACATAGTACAAAGTTTATATATGGGTAgtagtgtatgtatgtatgtatgtacatatttCGATGATCCATTTCCTGCATATATGGGTGACTTAAGCAGCTTGTTTCTTGGGTCGATAGCCAAAAATAGAACTTCCCACACGCACAATGGTGCTGCCCATTTCAATCTGGaagatgaaaaaaatataaatagtaCACATACATCCTCATTTAAGATGAAATAATTCCCTATATGAATTTactttgtttacaatttttccattttcttaaCTTACCGCTCTATCAAAATCATCCGACATtcccatagaaacttgtacgtcTTTTTCGTCCAATTGATTTTCTTCACATATTTGTTTATGCACTTTCATAAGTGATATAAAATCTGGATTTGGTCCAGTGGAATAATCATGTCCGAAAGCCCCAATTGTCATTATGCCTCTAAGATTAAGGTCTTTGAGATTTTCCTTaatgtatttgtataatttGGGAGCATCCGTTGGTTCAATACCATTTTTGGCTAAAATGagacagaatttttaattttgaaaatatctatAACCACACAGCAATAACAATACCTTCTTCACCACTCGTATTGATTTGTATGAGCACATTTAGAGGCtgtttattgtccttttcgactTTGTGCCAGGCGGAATTTAAATTATTGGCTAACTTTTCACTATCCACTGTCTGGACCATATGCATATTGGGGAGTTTTATAATCTAAAAagaataaatcaaaataaattaataaattttgattggaaagtatagacttaaataaaaatcttattaatAAACCGATGATCTAAAAACCATGTAATGctacaaagttttgttttttattttaagtttttgttttttaatatctaCAAAAGATCGAATgcgttatttataaaaaaaaaaaataattaatgtcCAATTTTAAACTCAAGTACTACACTGTACagtcaaaaaacattttttttttgttttggtacaTCCTAAAAGTATACaactaattttattgaaaaaacactgcgttaaaaattgaattgaattcaaaTGATGATTTGTGAAATAAATTGGTCGAATTTTGAATTATAGTAtgctaatttaatttattttgttagacTTCAAACCACGagaaagatgttttttttttcgactattggaaatgacttggaatttcgtctaatttcattttcgacacagtccattagaaaatgttaaatttaagttttataaaTTCAACCATTTTACAAATGTACAattaattaacaagtatatacggccgtaagttcggccaggccgaagcttatgtatccaccaccatggattgcatagaaacttcttctaaacactgccatccacaatcgatggcagtgtttagaagaagaattttaacaaaattttctatagaaataaaattttgacaaaattttctatagaaataaaattttgacaaaattttctacagaaataaaattttaacaaaattgtctatagaaataaaattttgacaaaattgtctatagaaataaaattttgacaaaattttctatagaaataaaattttgacaaaattttctatagaaataaaatgttgacaaaattttctatagaaatttataaaattttaccaaaaattttggtaaaattttaccaaaaattttggtaaaattttaccaaaattttctatagaaaaaaaattttgacaaaattttctatagaaataaaattttgacgaaattttctttagaaataaaattttgacaaaattttctttagaaataaaatgttaacaaaattttctatagaaattaaattttaacaaaattttctatagaaataaaattttgacaaaattttctatagaaataaaattttggcaaaattttctatagaaataaaattttgacaaaattttctatagaaataaaattttgacaaaattttctatagaaataaaattttgacaaaatttctatagaaataaaattttgacacaattttctatagaaataaaattttgacaaaattttctatagaaatagaaatagaaattttctatagaaatagaaataaaattttgacaaaattttctatagaaataaaattttgacaaaattttctatagaaataaaatttaaaaaaaaaattctatagaaataaaattttgaaaaaattttctatagaaataaaattttgaaaaaattttctacagaaataaaatttttaaaatattttctatagaaataaaattttgaaaaaattttctatagaaataaaattttgacaaaattttctatagaaataaaattttgacaaaattttctatagaaataaaattttgataaaattttctacagaaatcaaattttgacaaaattttctatagaaataaaattttgttgttgttttttattgcagcttaaaaccatacattgactaaactacaagtgtagcttaaccaacagaggaaaagaatgtttgtcaaattaatttgggcaaagccctatagactgcaagatagttggatggacgcacgtttcggaattaccacattcctcatcaacatcctctacttgcagcaaaactatcaaccaattatcagaataaattcaggcagttcattaaacccaacaatgaaccgcacttgaacctcccgaaaaaaggttttgtatgatgcttatgccgaaataaattcaaaacaaacatatctcttttcctatgctactgtcaaatcatcgatttgaattcagttggctgggtttattttgagcgtgcctcctcttctttttctattcgggaggttcaagtgcggttcattattgggtttaatgaactgcctgaatttattctgataattggttgatagttttgctgcaagtagaggatgctgatgaggaatgtggtaattccgaaacgtgcgtccatccaaccatcttgcagtctatagggctttgcccaaaaaaatttgacaaacattcttttcctctgttggttaagctacacttgtagtttagtcaatgtatggttttaagctgcaataaaaaacaacaacaatgcttaaagaacaaaaccaacaataacaaaacaaaaagaatagaaataacattttgacaaaattttctatagaaataaaattttgacaacattttctatagaaataaaattttgacaaaattttctgtagaaataaaattttgacaaaattttctatagaaataaaattttaacaaaattttctatagaaataaaattttgaaaaaattttctatagaaataaaattttggtagattatttttggctcgagtggcaaccatgattatgaaccgatatggaccaatttttgagtgattggagatcggctatatataactatagaccaatatggaccgtttggtatggttgttggcggccatatactaacacgacgttccaaatttgaaccggatcggatgaattttgctcctccaagaggctccggaggtcaaatctggggaacggtttatatgggggctatatataattatggaccgatgtggaccaatttttgcaggctattagagactatataccaacaccatgtaccaaatttcagcaaaataggatgaaatttgcttctctttgaggctcttatatgggggctatatataattatggaccgatgtggaccaatttttgcatggttattagagactatataccaacaccatgtaccaaatttcagcaagataggatgaaatttgcttctctttgaggcttcgcaagccaaatctggggatcggtttatatgggggctatatataattatggaccgatgtggacgaatttatgcatggttgttagagaccatataccaacaccatgtaccaaatttcagccggatcgaatgaaatatgcttctgttagaggctccacaagccaaatctgagggtccctttatatgggggctatacataaaagtggaccgatatggcccatttgcaataccatccgacctacatcaataacaactacttgtgccaagtttcaagtccatagtttgtttcgttcggaagttagagtgatttcaacatacggacggacggacatgctaagatcgactcagaatttcacacgacccgaatatatatactttatggggtcttagagcaatatttcgatatgttacaaacggaatgagaaagttaatatacccccatcctatggtggagggtataaaaacaaattgaaatttttgctcacGATGCACATTATACCGTCTTGAAATaaaccgtagtcaaaatgacgaagaatGACGtttgtgtacaaaaaataaggatgactttccaatgTTAAAGGATCTTTGTATATCTTGTAGTatgtgaataaataaataaaaaattaacaataataAAGAAGTACAAAAACTATAATATGTAAGCATATGGAAGACATTAATTGAAAgagtaaaattcataaaaatgtttactttggATGCGTAATAAACATTATAATATCATTTCGCGAACATCCAAGCATTATCGTTAACATTGATGTGcagcattttttttatattacagTGTAAAATACAAAATAGCTTAAGAAACACATTATGGGGTAGACAACGAAATATATAGTGATCATTCATTAGATTTTTGTCATAATAAACTTATATTATGTGGAATTGTATAAAATCTCTTCTTCGACATTTAAAATCGTCTTCTTCATAGAACAGATTTcaatgcaaaaatattttatgtattttgtatttttatttatatgtattttgTATTGTTAAATAAGCGTAAGatagtttgttgttgttgtaggagcTGCGAGAAATGAAGTAATCTAATTTACTTGGATCTTGCTTCAATTCATTAGTTTGTTATGAGCGCCTCGATTTCTCAATGCTTGTTGTGTCCAACGACTATTTAATCAGATACAGATAGGTCAAGCGGATACATTACCGTCACTGAGAACATCTTGACCTGTTTACTCCTCTTTTGAGATGACAATCGAAGTCTATCTTCAGAGCAACATTCCGCTTAGTTTAGTGTTTTCTATCCAGCGAAGACCCAAATCTAGAGAAGATCACTATAAGACTATGATAATTGTTTGCTTTGAAGACGAGGCGATATTAACCTGAACTTAAAGATTATCATGTCAGCTTctacaacaagaacaacaacataGACCGGAATTTATTAACAACTATATTTAGTATGATCTATACTTGGCTTTAGGAAGAGGGTTGTAGACTGTTTAATACATTATTTCTACACTATAGTAAGAGTACATAGGCAACCGCTACCAATTTAGcaactataagaaattttcgaatttctaaATAATATTTCTTGAAAAGCTATATAGCTGCTTTATAGTCTCATCTTGTTACTTCAGCATCACTTTGTCCATTGGCAAAAATAGAACTATCCCCtctgttctggtttacgaattcgcaaaattttcccCAATCGAGTTTCCGAACCACAATGATATATAATACGTAAGAATTTTACATACTGTTCTTATCGGTAAGGAAATTAAATGGAAGAAATTTCTTGACAACATATGAAATGGTTcagaatttattgacagttaaaaatttagcattttgcaaattcgtaaaccagaacatgaGAGTTTTacagtttgtttgtatgttttgtttatatggTTTGGCTGGCTAAACCTAGGTCGAAATTTGGACATTGTGTGTTCCTATTGgactataagtttttataataattatCCTATTTTGTATTTCAGCTGGCTACCTAATCAAATGTATGTGTCGAACGAATGCAATACGCAAAATACTCATACAGATATTTTCGACGCAAAGTAATTTTTACTATTACCAAAAATAGACATGTAACAATATCTCTCAATTAATGGGCATTTTTCCACATATTGCATATTCATCTAAATggaattttccacaatttgcaTATGGAAACcggccaaaattttactcaccttattaattttgtttgtctGTAGATGACCAATAAAATGCCATTTTATATCCGGACAATTGGCTAAGATATCAGGATGTTGACTTTTCTCCACCAGTTCCTGTACATAGTTCTCACCAAAATCCCTTTGACCAATGGAATAGCAATCAATGATCATTTCAACTGGTTTTGTTTTGCTAACGGCAACCAACAGAGGTTTATCACCTTTTAATTCCTAATGAAGGACGAGTATATGGTTGAgacatttttatgtatttttgcaTAAACAAGTGCATATATGTGAAGGCAAACCTTGGGACGTTGTTCAAAGGCCACATCTACCCTCTTCAAGATTTGTTGGAGGCCAGCTTTTACATCTACATCCGTCATAATGCGTTTTATCATTTGATTTACTGAATCTCTTTAGAATTTTAATTAATCTCGGTGCTTACAAGATGAAGAAGATAATCTTATCTTTATTGTCAatataaaactaatattttagatgtatttgctaaattatttactatagaaagagCGCTtatcaacagcaacaacaaatatCATATGAGTGCATCTCTAAATGTCAAAacaaacaacacttggcatcacTTTTAGAAAACAGCTGACAGTGAAAAACGTATCAACTGATAAACACAATGCTAACGTTGACGATTATGAAGTTCGAGTGTAAACACAAAAATAACGGTTACCGGATAATCTGGACGGCGCATAATACTAATTtcgtttttacaaaaaaaaaacaaatatctgCATTTATCAACCTGAAAACCTGtttcttttacaaatatcttcaaattcactttttccaatagtttgaaggggctcttagcggtgtcgttctaaatttatctgaaaaggcacctaataattgcactcatgcgatacattTTTATAGTAGCTTggagtggtacaacttctcaatagtgacggcaaaTTTGCAACGAGTTTTGGATAtcatatacgactgttttcgacgtggtaggGATTGTCAAAATcacaaaatgttggcagggatttcatcgatttatttatttattgtgattAAAATCTTTTATAACATGAAATCAAAAGTTGTAAAGTGTTATAAATAAtcacagcagtaaatatttattaccatTTGATTAAAAAGAGTTCATTTATTTGCGACTGGTTTTAAAAAGCTGATTCCTTGAATGCCTTGCTTCCTAAATATGCCTTGCTAAAATG contains these protein-coding regions:
- the LOC142223232 gene encoding pyridoxal phosphate homeostasis protein; this translates as MIKRIMTDVDVKAGLQQILKRVDVAFEQRPKELKGDKPLLVAVSKTKPVEMIIDCYSIGQRDFGENYVQELVEKSQHPDILANCPDIKWHFIGHLQTNKINKIIKLPNMHMVQTVDSEKLANNLNSAWHKVEKDNKQPLNVLIQINTSGEEAKNGIEPTDAPKLYKYIKENLKDLNLRGIMTIGAFGHDYSTGPNPDFISLMKVHKQICEENQLDEKDVQVSMGMSDDFDRAIEMGSTIVRVGSSIFGYRPKKQAA